In Nonomuraea sp. NBC_00507, the following are encoded in one genomic region:
- a CDS encoding LacI family DNA-binding transcriptional regulator, protein MKRPTIHDVAAAAGVSRGTVSRLLNGDKYVSPAARVAIERAISETGYVVNRAARSLVTQRTGSVAMVLSEPHQKLFEDPNYSTLIRVAIRMLAERDMSLVMMLAGDEGDRERVVRYVRGGHADGVLLVSTHAGDPLVEALTSGPPAVSCGAVIGHENVIPYAAADERLGARQMTEYFVSQGRKRIAMITGPMDTPGGIQRLEGFAEVLGRKATTKLIAHGDWTQASGERAMAELLDRAPDIDAVFVASDLMAAGALATLRAAGRRVPHDVAVGGFDDSSVALSTHPPLTTIRQPLAEMAQETIRLLFALLDGAKHVDPVILPTELVVRESA, encoded by the coding sequence ATGAAACGCCCCACGATCCACGATGTCGCCGCCGCCGCGGGCGTGTCCCGCGGCACGGTGTCCCGCCTGCTCAACGGGGACAAGTACGTGAGCCCGGCGGCGCGCGTGGCCATCGAGCGGGCCATCTCGGAGACCGGCTACGTCGTCAACCGGGCTGCCCGCAGCCTGGTCACGCAGCGGACCGGGTCGGTGGCGATGGTGTTGTCGGAGCCGCACCAGAAGCTCTTCGAGGACCCCAACTACAGCACGCTCATCCGCGTCGCCATCAGGATGCTGGCCGAGCGGGACATGTCGCTGGTGATGATGCTGGCCGGCGACGAGGGCGACCGCGAGCGGGTGGTCCGCTACGTGCGCGGTGGCCACGCCGACGGCGTGCTGCTCGTCTCGACGCACGCCGGCGACCCCCTGGTCGAGGCGCTCACCTCGGGGCCACCCGCCGTCTCCTGTGGCGCCGTCATCGGCCACGAGAACGTCATCCCGTACGCGGCCGCCGACGAGCGGCTCGGCGCCCGCCAGATGACGGAGTATTTCGTCAGCCAGGGCCGCAAACGCATCGCCATGATCACCGGCCCGATGGACACCCCCGGCGGCATCCAGCGCCTCGAGGGCTTCGCCGAGGTGCTCGGCCGCAAGGCGACCACGAAGCTGATCGCGCACGGCGACTGGACGCAGGCCAGCGGCGAGCGGGCAATGGCCGAGCTCCTGGACAGGGCGCCCGACATCGACGCGGTCTTCGTGGCCTCGGACCTGATGGCGGCCGGAGCGCTGGCCACGCTGCGGGCGGCGGGGCGCCGGGTGCCGCACGACGTGGCGGTGGGCGGTTTCGACGACTCGTCGGTGGCGCTCTCGACACATCCGCCGCTGACCACGATCAGGCAGCCGCTGGCGGAAATGGCACAGGAGACCATCCGGCTGCTCTTCGCGCTGCTGGACGGGGCGAAACACGTCGACCCGGTGATACTGCCGACGGAATTGGTGGTCAGAGAATCGGCCTGA
- a CDS encoding SAM-dependent methyltransferase, whose product MSDREHERAPQGIDTTKPSVARVYDFMLGGKDNYEIDRQVARRALEVAPDAPEAARANREFLARVVRYLAGEAGIRQFLDLGSGLPTQGNVHEIAQSVTTRAHVVYVDHDPIVLVHGRALLAVDDTTTVVEADLRDPEAILSHPEVTRLIDFTEPVALLMFAILHHLADDEDPGGITARIMDRLAPGSYLAVSHFHNPGEALPEVSRQAYSAEKIFNESLGTGRWRAREEILAYFDGLELMEPGLVPLPEWRPDAEDRAEPGITYHTFVGAVARKPR is encoded by the coding sequence GTGAGCGACCGCGAGCACGAGCGCGCACCGCAGGGCATCGACACGACCAAGCCCAGCGTGGCCCGCGTGTACGACTTCATGCTCGGCGGCAAGGACAACTACGAGATCGACCGCCAGGTGGCGCGCCGGGCGCTGGAGGTGGCCCCGGACGCGCCCGAGGCGGCCAGGGCCAACCGGGAGTTCCTCGCCCGCGTGGTCCGCTACCTGGCGGGCGAGGCCGGCATCCGCCAGTTCCTGGACCTCGGCTCAGGCCTCCCGACCCAGGGCAACGTCCACGAGATCGCCCAGTCCGTCACCACCCGCGCGCACGTCGTCTATGTGGACCACGACCCGATCGTGCTGGTGCACGGCCGCGCGCTGCTGGCCGTGGACGACACCACCACGGTGGTCGAGGCAGACCTCAGGGATCCGGAGGCGATCCTCAGTCATCCCGAGGTGACGCGGCTGATCGACTTCACCGAGCCGGTGGCCCTGCTGATGTTCGCCATCCTCCACCACCTGGCCGACGATGAGGATCCGGGCGGGATCACGGCGCGCATCATGGACCGCCTGGCCCCGGGCAGCTATCTGGCCGTGTCCCACTTCCACAATCCGGGCGAGGCGCTTCCCGAGGTGTCCCGGCAGGCGTACTCGGCCGAGAAGATCTTCAACGAGTCGCTGGGGACGGGGCGGTGGCGTGCGCGCGAGGAGATTCTCGCGTACTTCGACGGTCTGGAGTTGATGGAGCCGGGGCTGGTGCCGCTCCCCGAGTGGCGGCCGGACGCCGAGGACCGGGCCGAGCCCGGGATCACCTATCACACGTTCGTGGGGGCGGTGGCGCGCAAGCCGCGCTAA
- a CDS encoding YchJ family protein, translating into MPPRSCLCGLPASYQDCCGKLHRGEAVATTAEQLMRSRFTAFGVGDAAYLLRTWHPSSRPARLDLDKRVRWIRLEILETTGGSVVHTEGTVRFRAHFVDRGKPGEMEEHSRFVRLDGRWVYAGAV; encoded by the coding sequence ATGCCTCCTCGATCATGCCTGTGCGGCCTGCCCGCCTCCTACCAGGACTGCTGCGGCAAACTCCACCGCGGCGAGGCAGTCGCCACCACCGCCGAGCAACTCATGCGCTCTCGGTTCACCGCGTTCGGCGTCGGGGACGCGGCCTACCTCCTGCGCACCTGGCACCCGTCCTCCCGCCCCGCCCGGCTGGATCTGGACAAGCGGGTCCGCTGGATACGCCTGGAGATCCTGGAGACCACCGGCGGCAGCGTCGTCCACACCGAAGGCACGGTCCGCTTCCGCGCCCACTTTGTCGACCGCGGCAAGCCAGGGGAGATGGAGGAACACAGCCGCTTCGTCCGCCTCGACGGCCGCTGGGTCTACGCTGGCGCCGTATAG
- a CDS encoding beta-galactosidase codes for MYPERPAGIAYGGDYNPEQWPREVLEEDVALMREAGVNLVSVGMFSWALMEPAEGRYEFGWLDEVIDRLHAAGVAVDLATPTAAPPAWFVAAHPDVLPVTREGTRIGFGGRQSACSSAPAFREATARLVRALGEHYRGHPAVVMWHVHNEYGAPLGECYCEHSVAAWREWLRMTYQDISALNDAWGATFWGQTYTDWSQIDAPRFNHTVVNPAQRLDYARFSDGQHREHYALQRDILRELTPGIPVTTNFAGTVNCKSTDLWQWARELDVIANDHYLAAERPDNHIDLAMSADLARSVAGGAPWMLMEHSAGAVNWQPRNIAKRPGEMRRNSLAHVARGSDSVLFFQFRASRFGAEKFHSGLVPHAGTDSEQWREVVRLGADLRKLADLQGSRVRADVAIVWDWESYWALELDWRPSVDLTFRERVDAFYEALWREHVTVDFVHPSADISGYRVVVAPSSYLLTEASAKNLHRYVEAGGNLLVSYFSGIVDEHDTIHPGAHPGALRELLGLSIEEFHPLRAAETVMLTGGDTARIWSERVRPAGAASVRDFAAGPDAGHPAVTRHDLGAGTAWYLATAPVTGLRDLLAQVLDHAGVSRPRGLPDTLELVRRGRHVFLINHGDEPVTVEGVTGTSVFDGVRHDGPVTVAPGAVTVVVESPHP; via the coding sequence ATGTATCCGGAGCGTCCTGCTGGCATCGCCTACGGCGGGGACTACAACCCAGAGCAGTGGCCGCGCGAGGTCCTCGAAGAGGACGTGGCTCTGATGCGCGAGGCCGGGGTCAACCTGGTCAGCGTGGGCATGTTCTCGTGGGCGCTGATGGAGCCGGCTGAGGGACGCTACGAGTTCGGCTGGCTGGACGAGGTCATCGACCGGCTGCACGCCGCCGGGGTCGCGGTCGACCTGGCGACGCCGACGGCCGCCCCGCCTGCCTGGTTCGTCGCCGCGCACCCCGACGTGCTGCCGGTGACCAGGGAGGGCACGCGGATCGGGTTCGGCGGGCGGCAGAGCGCCTGCTCCAGCGCCCCGGCCTTCCGTGAGGCGACCGCGCGCCTGGTGCGCGCTCTGGGCGAGCACTACCGCGGCCACCCCGCCGTGGTCATGTGGCACGTGCACAACGAGTACGGCGCGCCGCTCGGCGAGTGTTATTGCGAGCACAGCGTGGCGGCCTGGCGCGAGTGGCTTCGCATGACATATCAGGATATTTCGGCTTTGAATGACGCCTGGGGCGCCACCTTCTGGGGCCAGACCTACACCGACTGGTCCCAGATCGACGCCCCCCGCTTCAACCACACGGTCGTCAACCCGGCCCAGCGCCTCGACTACGCCCGCTTCAGCGACGGCCAGCACCGCGAGCACTACGCGCTCCAGCGCGACATCCTGCGCGAGCTCACCCCGGGCATCCCGGTCACCACGAACTTCGCCGGCACCGTCAACTGCAAGTCCACCGATCTGTGGCAGTGGGCCCGCGAGCTCGACGTGATCGCCAACGACCACTACCTCGCCGCCGAGCGGCCCGACAACCACATCGACCTGGCCATGTCCGCCGACCTGGCCCGCTCGGTGGCGGGCGGTGCGCCGTGGATGCTGATGGAGCACTCGGCCGGCGCGGTCAACTGGCAGCCGCGCAACATCGCCAAGCGGCCGGGGGAGATGCGCCGCAACAGCCTGGCGCACGTGGCGCGCGGCTCCGACAGCGTGCTGTTCTTCCAGTTCAGGGCTTCGCGGTTCGGGGCCGAGAAGTTCCACTCCGGCCTCGTCCCGCACGCCGGCACCGACTCCGAGCAGTGGCGCGAGGTGGTGCGGCTCGGCGCCGACCTGCGCAAGCTCGCCGATCTGCAGGGGAGCCGGGTGCGGGCCGACGTGGCGATCGTCTGGGACTGGGAGTCGTACTGGGCGCTGGAGCTCGACTGGCGGCCGTCGGTGGACCTGACGTTCCGGGAGCGGGTGGACGCCTTCTACGAGGCGTTGTGGCGGGAGCACGTCACGGTGGACTTCGTGCACCCTTCCGCTGATATTTCGGGATATCGGGTCGTGGTGGCGCCGAGCTCGTACCTGCTCACCGAGGCCTCCGCCAAGAACCTCCACCGGTACGTCGAGGCCGGCGGCAACCTGCTCGTGTCGTACTTCTCCGGCATCGTCGACGAACACGACACCATCCACCCCGGCGCCCACCCCGGCGCGCTGCGCGAGCTGCTCGGCCTGTCGATCGAGGAGTTCCACCCCCTGCGCGCGGCCGAGACCGTGATGCTGACCGGCGGGGACACCGCCCGCATCTGGTCGGAGCGCGTCCGTCCCGCCGGCGCGGCCTCCGTACGGGACTTCGCCGCCGGCCCCGACGCGGGCCACCCCGCCGTCACCCGCCACGACCTCGGCGCCGGCACCGCCTGGTACCTCGCCACCGCGCCCGTTACCGGCCTGCGCGACCTGCTCGCCCAGGTGCTCGACCACGCGGGCGTCTCCCGCCCGCGCGGCCTGCCCGACACCCTCGAGCTGGTCCGCCGGGGCCGGCACGTCTTCCTGATCAACCACGGCGACGAGCCGGTGACGGTCGAGGGGGTGACCGGCACGAGCGTGTTCGACGGTGTACGCCACGACGGGCCGGTCACCGTCGCGCCCGGCGCGGTCACCGTCGTCGTGGAATCCCCCCACCCCTAG
- a CDS encoding glycoside hydrolase family 53 protein: protein MKRILTALLLAAALVVVAQPAQAGARLQIRGADISSLAKSEAFGGVYRDARGRPADALRILSQAGLNYIRLKVWVNPADGYNTKTQVLAIAKRAKAQGMKLLVDFHYSDTWADPGKQFKPAAWEALPFDQLKQALYDHTYDVLDALRRQGTTADMVQVGNEINGGLLWPDGSNSTWANTAALLNAGYDAVKAVSTSTRVVLHLANGGDNGLYRWWFDNANANGIRYDVIGLSYYAYWHGTLEAFRANINDVATRYGKPVVVVETAYPFTTADDDGWENIILSPEPYPGYQATPQGQAAMLAKVADIVRQVPGGLGLGLFTWEATWTGVKGNGWDPADPSSGNGWENQALFDYSDRAMPAMRVLGHS from the coding sequence ATGAAACGCATCCTGACCGCACTGCTGTTAGCCGCCGCCCTCGTCGTCGTGGCGCAACCGGCGCAGGCCGGGGCCCGCCTGCAGATCAGGGGCGCCGACATCTCGAGCCTCGCCAAGTCCGAGGCCTTCGGCGGCGTCTACCGCGACGCCCGCGGCCGCCCCGCCGACGCACTCCGCATCCTGTCCCAGGCCGGGCTGAACTACATCAGGCTCAAGGTGTGGGTGAACCCCGCCGACGGCTACAACACCAAGACCCAGGTGCTCGCCATCGCCAAGCGGGCCAAGGCCCAAGGCATGAAGCTGCTGGTCGACTTCCACTACTCCGACACCTGGGCCGACCCGGGCAAGCAGTTCAAGCCCGCCGCCTGGGAGGCGCTCCCGTTCGACCAGCTCAAGCAGGCGCTGTACGACCACACCTACGACGTCCTCGACGCGCTGCGCCGCCAGGGCACCACGGCCGACATGGTCCAGGTCGGCAACGAGATCAACGGCGGCCTGCTCTGGCCGGACGGCTCCAACTCCACCTGGGCCAACACGGCCGCCCTGCTCAACGCCGGCTACGACGCGGTCAAGGCCGTGTCCACCTCGACGAGAGTCGTGCTGCACCTGGCCAACGGCGGCGACAACGGCCTCTACCGGTGGTGGTTCGACAACGCGAACGCCAACGGCATCCGGTACGACGTGATCGGGTTGTCGTACTACGCGTACTGGCACGGCACGCTGGAGGCGTTCCGAGCCAACATCAACGACGTGGCCACCCGGTACGGCAAGCCCGTCGTCGTGGTCGAGACCGCCTACCCGTTCACCACGGCCGACGACGACGGCTGGGAGAACATCATCCTGTCGCCGGAGCCGTACCCCGGCTACCAGGCCACCCCGCAGGGCCAGGCCGCGATGCTGGCGAAGGTCGCCGACATCGTCCGCCAGGTGCCGGGCGGGCTGGGTCTCGGCCTGTTCACCTGGGAGGCCACCTGGACCGGCGTCAAGGGCAACGGCTGGGACCCGGCCGACCCGTCGTCCGGCAACGGCTGGGAGAACCAGGCCCTGTTCGACTACTCCGACCGCGCCATGCCTGCCATGCGGGTACTCGGCCACAGCTGA
- a CDS encoding NAD-dependent protein deacetylase, translating to MTPSTTKSPLADQVEAAESSDPRQAADIALLAELAELVGQGGVAVLSGAGISTESGIPDYRGPTGRARRAEPMTYQRFVGSAEARRRYWARSHVGWRQIGQARPNAGHRAVAALERHGLLSGIITQNVDSLHQAAGSRRVIELHGGLDRVVCLSCQERTSRSDLDHRLREANPHWHAIGHQINPDGDAVLTDEQVEGFQVVDCTGCGGLLKPDVIFFGENVPRARVDECFGMVARARALLVLGSSLAIKSGLRFVTKAAALGLPIAIVNQGPTGGDADATLTLDAPLGATLTDLATQLGAQ from the coding sequence GTGACTCCAAGCACGACGAAGTCCCCACTCGCGGACCAGGTGGAGGCGGCCGAGTCCAGCGATCCGCGTCAGGCGGCCGACATCGCCTTGCTGGCCGAGCTGGCCGAGCTGGTCGGACAGGGAGGCGTGGCGGTGCTGAGCGGGGCGGGCATCTCGACCGAGTCGGGCATCCCCGACTACCGAGGCCCGACAGGCCGGGCCCGTCGCGCCGAGCCGATGACGTACCAGCGTTTCGTCGGCAGCGCGGAGGCCCGCCGCCGCTACTGGGCGCGCAGCCACGTCGGCTGGCGCCAGATCGGCCAGGCCCGGCCCAACGCCGGCCACCGCGCCGTGGCCGCGCTGGAGCGCCACGGCCTGCTGTCCGGCATCATCACCCAGAACGTGGACAGCCTCCACCAGGCCGCGGGATCCCGCCGCGTGATCGAGCTGCACGGCGGCCTCGACCGCGTCGTCTGCCTGTCATGTCAGGAGCGCACCTCGCGCTCGGACCTGGACCACCGCCTACGTGAGGCCAACCCGCACTGGCACGCGATCGGCCACCAGATCAACCCCGACGGCGACGCCGTGCTCACCGACGAACAGGTCGAGGGCTTCCAGGTGGTGGACTGCACCGGCTGCGGCGGCCTCCTCAAACCAGACGTGATCTTCTTCGGCGAGAACGTGCCCCGGGCCCGCGTGGACGAATGCTTCGGGATGGTGGCACGGGCCCGAGCGTTGCTCGTGCTCGGATCCTCACTGGCGATCAAATCAGGCCTGCGATTCGTCACCAAGGCCGCGGCGCTCGGCCTCCCCATCGCCATCGTCAACCAGGGCCCGACCGGCGGCGACGCCGACGCCACGCTCACCTTGGACGCCCCGCTCGGCGCCACCCTGACCGACCTGGCCACCCAGCTCGGGGCACAATAG
- a CDS encoding carbohydrate ABC transporter permease, which translates to MTAVSHRRPRGKAAFGGLAPTALLLIGAIYCLFPVLWVLIAATKSPAELFSTGTLAVGTGFFDNVTQLFAYRDGVFWLWAANTLIYAGGGALLSTAVSAVSGYALAKYRFPGRNLIFNLLIGGILVPAVVLAIPQYLLFSKIGLADSYWAVLLPQILHPYSIYLARIYAAAAIPDSLLEAGRIDGASEGRLMWRVAIPLMVPGMVTIFLFQFVAIWNNFLLPFIMLGDDGKFPLTVGLFTLLQSGANQPSLYNLILTGAFLSLVPLIALFLTMQRYWRTDLSSGAVK; encoded by the coding sequence ATGACCGCTGTCTCGCATCGCAGGCCGCGCGGCAAGGCGGCGTTCGGCGGCCTGGCGCCGACGGCGCTGCTGCTGATCGGCGCGATCTACTGCCTGTTCCCGGTGCTCTGGGTGCTGATCGCGGCCACCAAGTCGCCGGCCGAGCTGTTCAGCACCGGGACGCTGGCCGTCGGCACCGGCTTCTTCGACAACGTGACACAGCTGTTCGCCTACCGCGACGGGGTGTTCTGGTTGTGGGCGGCCAACACGCTCATCTACGCGGGCGGCGGCGCGCTGCTGTCCACCGCGGTCTCGGCCGTCTCGGGGTACGCCCTGGCCAAGTACCGCTTCCCCGGCAGGAACCTCATCTTCAACCTGCTCATCGGCGGCATCCTGGTGCCGGCCGTGGTGCTGGCGATCCCGCAGTACCTGCTGTTCTCCAAGATCGGCCTGGCCGACAGCTACTGGGCGGTCCTGCTGCCGCAGATCCTGCACCCGTACAGCATCTACCTGGCCCGCATCTACGCCGCTGCGGCCATCCCGGACTCCTTGCTGGAGGCGGGGCGCATCGACGGAGCCAGTGAGGGGCGCCTGATGTGGCGGGTGGCGATCCCGCTGATGGTGCCCGGCATGGTGACGATCTTCCTGTTCCAGTTCGTGGCGATCTGGAACAACTTCCTGCTGCCGTTCATCATGCTCGGCGACGACGGCAAGTTCCCGCTCACGGTCGGGTTGTTCACGTTGCTGCAGTCGGGGGCGAACCAGCCGTCGCTGTACAACCTCATCCTGACCGGGGCGTTCCTGTCGCTGGTCCCCTTGATCGCGCTCTTCCTCACGATGCAGCGATACTGGAGGACCGACCTGTCCTCCGGAGCCGTCAAATGA
- a CDS encoding ABC transporter substrate-binding protein — protein MRANRLGAALAVALTATLASCGSGEPAQSTEAAQSPTAAAQGPVKLVYWTWAPNMDKIVDVWNKAHPDIQVTVSKQAGGDDAAAKYLTASKAGNPPDLVQAEYQHLPSFIAADAVADLKAETAAVKGEFSEGLWNLVTLGTEGVYGIPQDSGPMMLFYRQDLFDKYGIAVPKTWQEYADAARTVRKKDPKAYLGTFSSKDPGAFTGLAQQAGAQWWSISGESWKVNIADEPTKKVADYWDGLVKEGAIDDMPFFTPEWNKALNDGKLLSWPSAVWAPGVLSTNAPKAKGKWAIAPLPQWNAGESFSGFWGGSSVAVSAKTPNKAAAAQFATWLNTDPAALELLVKEAAIYPASTKAQSALGEAPEYFSNQPDFWQQAATVSAGARGFTFGPNVGVTYNSFKDAFDKALQSKSPFSAAIQTMQDATVADMRKSGFQIAS, from the coding sequence ATGCGCGCCAACCGCCTTGGAGCAGCCCTGGCCGTCGCCCTCACGGCCACCCTCGCGAGCTGCGGGTCGGGCGAGCCCGCTCAAAGCACCGAGGCGGCGCAGAGCCCCACGGCCGCCGCCCAGGGACCGGTCAAGCTCGTCTACTGGACCTGGGCCCCCAACATGGACAAGATCGTCGACGTCTGGAACAAGGCGCACCCGGACATCCAGGTGACGGTCAGCAAGCAGGCCGGCGGCGACGACGCGGCCGCCAAGTACCTGACCGCGAGCAAGGCCGGCAACCCGCCGGACCTGGTGCAGGCCGAGTACCAGCACCTGCCGTCGTTCATCGCCGCCGACGCGGTGGCCGACCTCAAGGCCGAGACCGCCGCGGTCAAGGGCGAGTTCTCCGAGGGCCTGTGGAACCTGGTCACGCTCGGCACCGAGGGCGTGTACGGCATCCCGCAGGACAGCGGCCCCATGATGCTCTTCTACCGCCAGGACCTGTTCGACAAGTACGGCATCGCGGTGCCGAAGACCTGGCAGGAGTACGCCGACGCGGCCCGCACGGTGCGCAAGAAGGACCCCAAGGCCTACCTCGGCACGTTCTCCAGCAAGGACCCGGGAGCGTTCACAGGCCTCGCCCAGCAGGCCGGCGCGCAATGGTGGTCGATCAGCGGCGAGTCGTGGAAGGTCAACATCGCCGACGAGCCCACCAAGAAGGTCGCCGACTACTGGGACGGCCTGGTCAAGGAGGGCGCCATCGACGACATGCCGTTCTTCACCCCCGAGTGGAACAAGGCGCTCAACGACGGCAAACTGCTGAGCTGGCCGTCGGCGGTGTGGGCGCCGGGCGTCCTGTCGACCAACGCGCCCAAGGCCAAGGGCAAGTGGGCCATCGCGCCGCTGCCGCAGTGGAACGCCGGTGAGAGCTTCAGCGGCTTCTGGGGCGGCTCCTCCGTGGCCGTGTCGGCCAAGACGCCGAACAAGGCCGCCGCCGCGCAGTTCGCCACCTGGCTCAACACCGACCCGGCCGCCCTGGAGCTGCTGGTCAAGGAGGCCGCGATCTACCCGGCCTCGACCAAGGCTCAGTCGGCGCTCGGCGAGGCCCCCGAATACTTCTCCAACCAGCCCGACTTCTGGCAGCAGGCCGCCACCGTGTCCGCCGGCGCACGCGGGTTCACCTTCGGGCCGAACGTCGGCGTGACGTACAACTCCTTCAAGGACGCCTTCGACAAGGCGCTGCAGAGCAAGTCGCCGTTCTCCGCCGCCATTCAGACCATGCAGGACGCCACGGTCGCCGACATGCGCAAGTCCGGCTTCCAGATCGCGTCATGA
- a CDS encoding carbohydrate ABC transporter permease — protein sequence MKRSAPYVFLTPAIVLFTLFLAVPIGYTVYLAMLRSKVSGLGLGKGSRREVFVGFDNFAAALSDAELWNGWLRVLGYGALVLVVMLGLALLFALLLDSARVRLARFSRIAIFLPYAVPGVAATLLWGFLYLPSLSPIREILDVDFLGATTVTYSMANVAVWGGVGFNMLVLYTTLRAIPRDLYEAARLDGASEFQIAIRVKIPILVPAIILTTVFSIIATIQVFTEPTTLRPLTNTISSTWSPLMKVYRDAFVTGDLYSAAATSIVIAAISLVLSFGFLRVVRNRAFGEG from the coding sequence ATGAAGCGTTCGGCCCCTTACGTCTTCCTGACCCCGGCCATCGTCCTGTTCACCCTCTTCCTGGCCGTGCCCATCGGCTACACCGTCTACCTGGCGATGCTCAGGAGCAAGGTGTCGGGGCTCGGCCTGGGGAAGGGCTCGCGGCGGGAGGTGTTCGTCGGGTTCGACAACTTCGCCGCCGCCCTGTCCGACGCGGAGCTGTGGAACGGGTGGCTGCGGGTGCTCGGCTACGGCGCGCTGGTGCTGGTCGTGATGCTCGGCCTGGCGCTGCTGTTCGCGTTGCTGCTGGACTCGGCGCGGGTGCGGCTGGCGCGGTTCTCCCGGATCGCGATCTTCCTGCCGTACGCCGTGCCGGGGGTGGCGGCCACCCTGCTGTGGGGGTTCCTCTACCTGCCCTCGCTCAGCCCGATCAGGGAGATCCTGGACGTCGACTTCCTCGGCGCCACCACCGTCACGTACTCCATGGCGAACGTGGCGGTGTGGGGCGGGGTCGGCTTCAACATGCTCGTGCTCTACACCACGCTCCGGGCGATCCCACGCGACCTGTACGAGGCGGCGCGGCTCGACGGCGCCTCCGAGTTCCAGATCGCGATCCGCGTCAAGATCCCGATCCTGGTCCCCGCGATCATCCTGACCACCGTGTTCTCGATCATCGCCACGATCCAGGTGTTCACCGAACCGACGACGCTGCGCCCGCTGACCAACACGATCAGCTCCACGTGGAGCCCGCTCATGAAGGTCTACCGCGACGCGTTCGTCACCGGCGACCTGTACTCGGCCGCCGCCACGTCGATCGTCATCGCGGCGATCTCACTCGTCCTGTCGTTCGGGTTCCTGCGCGTGGTCCGCAACCGCGCCTTCGGGGAGGGCTGA
- a CDS encoding Fic family protein, which translates to MLFPTPALTDADRRVLEEIEVARQILRHQLQSTPSKRTEGLRKFLTADAVAASNSIEGFKVSTIDVEDLLEGERDVDVSDENREETLAYQRMMTYIQTLHDVEDFCYSTGFLNALHWMLQGHRHTQRKPAGQWRRGPVYVTDARDPSIAAYTAPDAEDVPALMRELSGWLNTDDGSHLLIRAAMAHLHLVSIHPWADGNGRMPRSLQTLVIARNGVLAPEFSSIEAWLGRPGNTWEYYAALARRGSTYRPDQDVSDWIRFNLTAYHQQAQTVKNRLDRSTRVWTLLGDIAERRGMDERIVTALHDVAMSGRVRRSRYERAEGLSLQQAQRDLRDLVTAEILTPIGRTRARFYTAGPNFPQAALDAARTPLPLTDPYNP; encoded by the coding sequence ATGCTGTTCCCGACTCCCGCGCTCACCGACGCCGACCGGAGAGTTCTCGAAGAGATCGAGGTGGCTCGGCAAATACTCCGCCACCAACTGCAGTCCACGCCGAGTAAGCGGACCGAAGGGCTGCGTAAGTTCCTCACGGCCGACGCCGTCGCCGCCTCCAACTCGATCGAGGGCTTCAAGGTGTCCACGATCGATGTGGAAGATCTCCTCGAGGGTGAGCGAGACGTGGACGTCTCCGATGAGAACCGCGAGGAAACCCTCGCCTACCAGCGGATGATGACCTACATCCAGACCCTCCATGATGTGGAGGACTTCTGCTACAGCACGGGGTTCCTGAACGCTCTGCATTGGATGCTCCAGGGGCACAGGCACACGCAGCGCAAGCCTGCGGGACAGTGGCGCCGAGGGCCTGTCTATGTCACCGACGCGCGCGACCCCAGCATTGCGGCCTACACGGCCCCGGACGCGGAGGACGTCCCCGCGCTGATGCGGGAATTGTCCGGCTGGCTCAATACCGACGACGGCTCCCACTTGCTCATCAGGGCCGCTATGGCCCACCTCCATCTGGTCTCCATCCACCCATGGGCAGACGGCAACGGGCGTATGCCCCGCTCCCTCCAAACACTGGTGATCGCCAGGAACGGAGTGCTCGCACCCGAGTTCTCCTCCATCGAGGCGTGGCTTGGGCGGCCGGGCAACACCTGGGAGTACTACGCCGCGCTCGCCCGGCGCGGCTCCACGTACCGGCCAGATCAAGACGTCTCGGATTGGATCCGCTTCAACCTCACCGCCTATCATCAGCAGGCGCAGACCGTGAAGAACCGTCTTGACCGCTCCACCCGTGTGTGGACGCTGCTCGGCGACATCGCGGAGCGGCGAGGCATGGACGAGCGCATCGTCACCGCTCTGCACGATGTGGCCATGTCCGGCCGCGTCCGCCGCAGCCGATATGAACGTGCCGAGGGCCTCAGCCTCCAGCAAGCTCAGCGGGACCTGCGCGACCTCGTCACAGCCGAGATCCTCACCCCGATCGGCCGCACCCGTGCCCGGTTCTACACGGCTGGACCCAACTTCCCCCAAGCCGCCCTGGACGCCGCCCGCACGCCCCTGCCCCTCACCGACCCCTACAATCCCTGA